The genomic region GTGTTGAACCCTGGGCTGCCGACGGGGCTTGAAATGCCCGCGTCTGGCGTTGCTCAATTGAAAGTTCGAGCACAAGGGAGCTGAGTCTCGACAAGTCCCTGCGGTGACATCGACCCAAGCTGCGGCGGGCAGGTAGTAACTGGCGACGCAAGAATCAGAGGGCTGAAGGCCCGACCCGTTTCCGCGCGGATGTCCCAGAAGGATGGGGCGGGCTTTCAGCCCTGCAATCANNNNNNNNNNNNNNNNNNNNNNNNNNNNNNNNNNNNNNNNNNNNNNNNNNNNNNATTCCCGCCTGCGCAGGAATGACGCTCAATCCTCGAATGCCGCTGACTGACGGGCTCGCTACGTCACCAGGATGTCGCCCGTGTGCAACTGACCACGGGCCGTTGACAACTGACAAGAACATCAGCCCTTCCCGGCGGCGACCTTCCGCACGCGGAAGTTACGAATCGCGGCGGTTGTGTTGTACGTGGCCAGGCCCAGCGGGCGGGAGCGTTCCATTTCCAGCCGGACCGAGACGGTGCGATCCTCGGTGTTGACGTTCACCACCTTTTCGTCGTCGATCCAGGCCTCGATCGACTTGTCCAGCACCACCAGCCGAATCTTGTACCAGCGTCCCGAGTCGAAGCGGTGATGGGTCGTCGTTTCGTTCTCCGAGGCGTCCTGCCCTTCCAGGCTTGACAGCCCCACCACCCCGCCCCCCCAGCCGCCCACGACCAGCGAGCACGGGTCATCGCCGACCGGGAACGTCAGCCCGCAGAAAAAGTCGCTGCCGGCGACCCGCTTGGCTTCCAGGGTCAACTCGTAGTTGATCTTGGGCAGCTTCTCGGCGGCCGCTTTGGACAAGGTGATGCCGGTCATCGGCTCACCCTGCTCGAGGATCAGCTCGCCGTTCTCGACGGTTACTTCGCGCTGACCGCCAAAGCCGCTCAGCGTCCAGCCGTCGAGCGACTTGCCGTCGAACAGCGCGATCCACGGCTCGTTCGATTTCTTCTCGGGCTCGGCAGCGAAGTGCGTACCGGCGATCGCCAGACAGGCCAAGGACACGGCGGACCAAACGAGCGTGTGACGCATTGCAGGTGCTCCAAGTAGGCAAAGCCGCGCGAAGTTCGATTCGCCCCAGGTGATTGTGACCTCAAGCCTACAAGCATTTCCGCCGCGAGCAACTATTTCGCTCCCCTTGCCGGCCGCCGGGCGTTGGCCGATGATTTGGCGATGGGACGACCTTGGATACTGCTCGACCGAGATGGGACGCTGATTGTCGAGCGGCACTATCTCGCCGATCCGGCCGAGGTTGAGTTGGTGGCCGGGGCGGGCGACGCCTTGCGCCGGTTGCGCGAGTTGGGGTGCGGCATCGTCCTGGTGACCAATCAGTCGGGCGTCGGCCGCGGCCGGTTCTCGCTCGCACAACTGGCCGCCGTCCACCAGCGGCTTGAGTCATTGCTGGCGGCCGAAGGGGCCGCGCTCGATGGCGTTTTCTTTTGCCCCCACGTGAGCGAAGATCGTTGCACGTGCCGCAAGCCAGCGCCCGGCCTGGCCCGACAAGCCGCCGAGAGATTTCAGATCGACCTGGCCGCCAGCTTCGTCATTGGCGACAAGGCCCTCGACATCGAGTTTGGTCAGGGGATTGGCGCGACGACGGTGTTGGTCCGCACCGGCTACGGCGCGGAAACCGAGCGCGAGGGCGCGGCTCGGCCCGACGTCGTCGTTGATGACCTGCCGGCGGCCGTCGTAGAGATCGAGCGAGTTCTCGCCGCGCGCGGCAAGTAACTCGGGTGACATTTCCCGGGTGGCCCAGCCGCTTGTCGGCTGGGTCGCGCAGCGACAGGAAGAAGCAAGTGGCAGCGAACTCGTACGTTTTTCTTGTTGCTTCGCAACACGGCCGACAAGCGGCCGTGCCACCCCACCGTTAGAACGAAGCAACATTCAACGATTCGTTATCGCTGCAAGCCTGCCGGCGAGCGGGTGGTGAGTGGCGCCCGCTCCTTCGGCCCCGAGTGGCCGTTGATGGTCGAGTTGTTCGGCAGCAGCAGTTCGGTGCCCGGCGTCAGGAAGTCGAAATCGTCGCCCAGCCGGTCACGATTCAGCTCGTAAATCTCGGACCAGCGCGACGCCTTGCCCAGCTCATAGCGGGCGATGTCGAACAACGTGTCCCCTTGGCGCACCTTGTAAACGCGGCCGGCGTGTTCGCTGTTCCGCGCGCTGACCGGCACGGTGAGCGACGGCTGAGCGGGCGGGTTGCGACGCTTGGGGGTCAGGTCGGCGTATTGGCGTTCCAGGGTCTCGATCGACGGCGTGGCAACCTGATCGCCGACGCGCAACTTGCCCGAGTTCGGCACCCGCTCGCGGTTGTGCTCTTCCAGAGCTTTGAAGTACTTGCCGCTGCCGTAGACTCGCTCGGCAATGGTCCAGTAGCTGTCGTTCGGCTGCACGGTATAAGCCTCGCCCGAGTGCGAACCGTGGTGATGTCCGAGATCGGCCTGAGAACCAAAGCCGGGCATGTCGCTGGGAATGCCCGTCGCGTTGGATTGCTGCTGCGGCAAGGCGTCATAGCTGCGGGCTCGCGACGGATCGGCCTCGGGCTGGATGTCACGGCCATAAGCGTCGTAGTGCGGATGGAGCGGCCTGTTGCCTGTTGCCGGCGCGGTGGGCTGCGCGGGCGTCGCGTGCTGATGGTGCGGCAATTGATACGGCGAATGGGCCGGCGGCTGATGCGGGTTGGCCGGGGCGCTTTGCTGTTGAGCGCTTTGTTGTTGAGTACTGTGTTGGTGCGTGCCGTGCGGCGGCTGTTGTTGTTGATAGGTCGAGTCGGCGGCCGGGGCGCTGGGGTGATACGGTCCATTCATCGGCAACGTCGTGCCCGGGTATGTTGGTTCCTGCGAAGCCGCGACGCCGGCGCCACCCTGGTCGGCCGAAGCCGCGCCGTAGGGGGTAGCCGTGGCGGTCGGAGGCGGCAGTGGTTGACTGTAGCTGTTCGCGCCCGCGCTACCGTAGGCCGACGTGTCGTACTGGTTGCCGCCAAAGCGGTTGGTGGCCTCGGCGGTCGGCGCGATGGGGGCATCGGTTGCGGCGGCTGTCGCTGGGTTGGCCGAGGCGGTGTCCGTGCCGTGCGGGAAGTTGTAGTGATGATGGGGTTTGCGGGCCGGTTCCTCGTGCGCCGTCGGTTGGGCGTTCGCGGCAGCGGCCAGCGGTTGCGGCTCGGTGAGCGCGGCGGTTGGAGCGGTTGGTGGCGCTGGCGCGTTCGTGGCTGCCGCAGCTTCGGTAACCACTGTCGGCGGCATCAGCGTGGCCGACGCATCGCCGGTCGGTTGTGGCGAAAGCTGAACCGCCTCGGGCGCTCGCTGCAACCGCCCGTCGACCTGGTCCGGCACGGTCGCGGTGGCGGCGACCGGTGCCGTGGTGGCCGCGACTTGCGCGAACGGATCGGCGGCGGGTGTGGACGTCGGCGTGTCGCTGGCCATTGCAGGCACAGCAACCGGCGTTGGTGGCGTCGGCACGGCAAAGGTCATTTCGGCCGGAGGATTCGGCACGCGCCGCGATGAAACGGCCGTTTCGCGGTTGAGCTTGAAATCGACGCTGGACGGAACTTGGGAGTCGTCGTGGCCTCCCAGCAGCGGCGATGATGGTTGTTCACCGCTGGTGGTGCGTTCGAGCAGGCTCGGCTTACGGGTGCTGGCCGTTTGGGCGGGCGTGCCAGAAGGATTGTCGGCGGACGCCGGCAGGCCGCTGATGTCAATGGCCGGATAGGCGAGCGAGCGCTCGTTGCGCAACCGCCAGACAGCGACCGAGACCATTGTCATGGCCAGGACGCCGAGGACCGACAGACCGACGATCTTTTCCTTGCCCATCGAAACTTCCTCCCTGAAGTTCGTTGTGGCCGCCGACGCATCATCGGGAGCCAAAGCGTATTGTCGCGCGGCCCCCGGTCATTGACCGGGGGCTAATGTCGTGGTGGTTGGCTGATTACGATTGGTTCTCGTTGGCGCGGGCCGCCACGCGCAATTTGGCGCTGCGCGAGCGGGGGTTGCGACGTTGTTCGTCGTCGCCGGGCACGATTGGTTTGCGAGTCAGGACGGTGTATCGCGGATCGTCGCGAAAGGCGTACTTCACACGGCGATCTTCCAGCGAATGAAAGCTGATAATCGCCAGCCGGCCCCCCGGCTTCAAACAATCGGGAAAGCTGGCGAGCGCTTTGTCCAAGCTGCCTAGCTCGTTGTTCACCGCGATCCTGAGCGCCTGGAACGTGCGCGTGGCCGGGTGGATCTGCTCGCCCCGGGCGTGGCGCGGCGGGTAGCAGCGACGGACAATCTCGGCCAACTGGCCGGCCGTGGTGATCGGTTGACGCTCGCGCTCATCGACAATGCGACGGGCAATGCGACGGCTGAGGCGTTCTTCGCCCAATTCGTAGATCAGATTGGCCAGCGGCTCGGCCGGCAGCCGGTTGACCAGTTCGCTGGCCGGCTGCCCCTGGCTGGTGTCGAAGCGCAGATCGAGCGAACCATCGGCGTCGAAGCTGAAGCCTCGGTCGCGGTCGGCGAGCTGATCGCTCGAAAGTCCCAGGTCGAGCACGATGCCGTCTACCTGTGCGATTGGTAAGTGGTCGAGGACGTCACGTAAGTCGCAATAGTTGGCGTTCACCGCCGTCACGGGCAATTCGCCCAGCGTTTCCCGCGCGCGGGCCACCGGCAACGGGTCACGGTCGAGCCCGATCACGCGGCCGCTCGGACCTACCCGTTCTGCCAAAGCCCGGGTGTGGCCGGCTCCGCCCAGGGTGCCGTCGACCAGAATCATGCCTGGCGTCGGCGCCAGCCACTGGACGATTTCATCCAGCAGAACGGGGACATGCTGCGAGGCGGGGGACGACACGGCGGTTCCGGTACTACGGCGCGGAGGGGGACTATACGCAGCGGGCTAGTGCGCTGCCAGATCAGGTTGGCAGAGTCGCGGCGTGCTAGCAAGGGCTCTAGCTTACAGGCCGAGGGTGGAAAAGACAGGAATCGACCACGACGGCACGACGAACACGACGCCGGAAAATGCCAGCGGGAGGAGTTGAACCGCAAAGACGCGAAGGACGCAAAGGGGAAATGTCGAATGACAAACACTAACGCCTACTGCGACTCCGTGACCTATTCCCTGATGGGAACTTGATTTCTTACGTCTTCTTTGCGTCTTTGCGGTTCCCACCCTCCTAATGCTGCTGCTCTCCGACGTCGTGACCGTCGTGGTCGAATTCCCTCGGATTCTGTAACGAGAGATAAGCAGCGGCAGAGTTGCCGTGCGGCAAGATAAAGTCGTTCGACGTCCGCATAACCACCCGCCGAGGGCGTCATCCATGACGCCCAGGTTCGGGGGTGACGAGCTCGCCACGCCTCGTGCAGGCGGGCGACTCGCTGATTTCGCAACCGGTGCATCCTGACATCCGATCCGTACAAGCTCCTGTCGAACGAGACAGGCGGGCGACGATTGGTGGCCGCTAACCGTCTTCCCTAGCCGGTACGCAATGGCGAAACGGACGGACGACTCCTGTAATTTGTTGAAAAGATTGAGCCAGCGTTGCCCAGCCGCAAGGTGCCCGATCGAGAACTGCCCGTGAATCTGCCGCGATTAGCCCTGCCGCGAAGCCGCCCCTTGTTCAAACGCTCGCTGTGCCAGTTGATCGAAGTTGGGTGAAATCCGCGCCGAGTAGTCTTCCCAGGCTTGCTTGTCCCACAACTCGACATGGTCGCCAACGCCGATCATCACCAGTTCCTTGGTTAATCGCGCCAGTTGAGCCAGTGCCGGTGGAATGCGAAACCGCCCCTGCGAATCGACTTCCACGCGTTCCGTCTGCGAGTAGAAAAGGCGACTGAAGTTGTGAACGTCTTGTTGCACGGGCGAGGCCGGCGTCAGTCGCTGGGCCATCGCCGTCAGTCCTTCTTCCGTGTACAGGCTCAGCGAAGCGTCGGTGTTGCGAGTGATGAACAGGTCACGCCCCGTGTTGCTGACCATGTCGTCGCGAAGCCGTTTAGGGAGGGCCACCCGGAGCTTTTCGTCGATCGAACGGACGAATGTCCCCGTCAGAATCATTCCGTGGTCACCACTTTTCCCCACTGCTCACCACTGGTCGCCAAAGATAACCATTTCGTGAGTCTCGTCAAATCTTTTTCTCCACGAGACGCTCGTGTGACACCCAGCCAGCGCGCGAAGTGTGTTCACAGTGAACCACTTCCGTCGACATAATTTTTTTTCAAAAAAAGGTGAGCGACCGCGACGCGACGTTCGTATTTCGCGCCCCGAGGTATGAGACTCGCTTTTCTCCGCTTGGGTAATGGTAAATCCCACCTGATGTGAGTTGTTGTAAGTCGCTTGTGTTTATTGGTTTGCGATGGCATCCTCGACGGCAGAGCCGTGGCGCGTATACTGGTCGCTTCGACCTGCGGGCGGCTAGAATTCCAGCGGAGAAACTCGGCCTTGGCCGACACGTTTTCGGCCCGTTTTTCAGTCCCCACCGTTCACCACTGCTGACCAATCAACGCCGGGCGCAAAAGCAGGTTTGCCCCGGTCAACACGGACGTTTAGACGTGAAATCCGCGACCCACACCGAGCTGGCCCATTACGACTATTCGCTGCCGCGCGAACTGGTCGCCCAGACGCCGCTGGCCGCGCGCAGCGACGCTCGACTGTTGGTCGTCAAGCGGCAGGAACAGGCGATCCTGCACCGTCACGTTCGCGATCTGCCCGACCTGCTCGATCCGCGCGACTGCCTGGTAATCAACGACACGCGCGTGGTGCCGGCCCGGCTGGTGGGCCGACGCACCCAGACCGGCGGCCACTGGGAAGGTTTGTTCCTCTCGGCCGATGAACACGGCTTGTGGCAATTGCTGGGCAAGACACGCGGCCGCCTGAGCCCCGGCGAGACGATCACCTTGATGGACGTCGAAGGGCGCGACGCGCTCGAACTGCAACTGATTGAAAAGCGCCCCGGTGGCGTGTGGATTGCCAAGCCGAACAGCGAACGACCTACGAATGATCTGCTCGACCAGGCCGGCCGCGTTCCCCTGCCCCATTACATTCGCCACGGCGAGATGACCGACGAAGATCGCGCCCGGTATCAGACCGTTTTCGCGCGTAATCCCGGCTCGGTCGCGGCGCCTACGGCCGGGCTGCACTTTACCAACGAACTGCTTGGACAATTGGTCGACCGCGGGGTGACGATCTGTCGGGTGACGCTGCACGTCGGGCTGGGGACGTTCCGGCCGATCAAAACCGCGTCGCTCGCCGAACACGCCATGCACCGCGAGGCCGGTGCCATCGACGCCAACACCGTGGCCAAGATCACGGCCTGTCGCCAGACCGGCGGCCGTGTCGTGGCCCTGGGAACCACGTCGGTTCGGCTGCTCGAAACAGCGGCCCTGAGCGGCACGCTGCAGCTCTGGTCGGGCGAGACCGAGTTGTTCATCCGTCCGCCGTTTGAATTTCACGCGGTCGACGCGATGATGACCAACTTTCACCTGCCGCGGACGACGCTGCTGGTGCTGGTTCGCACGTTCGGCGGCGATGAACTGATTGCCCGGGCCTATGACGAAGCGATTGCGCGTCGATATCGTTTTTATAGCTATGGCGACGCGATGTTGATATTGTAAGTGGCCGAAGAGACTCTTCTCCCCGCGGGAGGGTAGTGGCGCTAGCCGCCGGATGAGAGTCTTAGTGTTGCCATGCGGAGCGCGTTTACCCTCCCCCTGCCCCTCCCTGAAAGGGAGGGGTGTTTGCGAAACCAGTCACTCAACGAAAGGATTCTCCGTGTCACAAGTTGGCCAAGAACGCGTGCTGGTGGTGCCGACCAGCTTGTTTCACGAAGTGGGGCACTTCCAGGGCTTTTCGACCGAGACGGAGCGCTACTTGAAGCACCTGCTCCAGCCGCAACACATGAGCTACCGGCTGCGATCCGAAATGGAGCAGGATCCGACGTTCAAGCAGTTGATCCCTTACGTCGTGTTCCGCTACCGCGATCCGGCCGGGCGTGACCACTTGTTTCAATACACGCGCGGGCGCGGACAAGGGGAAGGTCGCCTGCATGCCAAGCGGAGCGTCGGCATCGGCGGCCACATCAGCAGCGAAGACGCCAACCTGGCTGACGCCGATCCTTACCAGGAAGGATTGCGCCGCGAACTGAACGAGGAAGTCGCGATCGACACGCCCTACACCGAGCAATGCGTCGGCCTGATCAACGACGATCAAACCGAAGTCGGCCGCGTCCACTTGGGCGTGGCGCACTTGTTCGACGTCGAGCAGCCGCTGGTCCAGCCGCGTGAGAGCGAACTAGTCGACAGCGGTTTCCGGCCGCTGGATGAGTTGCTCGGACAATTGGACCAGTTCGAGACCTGGTCGCAGATTTGCCTGCGCGCCCTGTTCGTTGACGCCCCGGCCGCGACGTGATGCAGTCGTCGTGTAGCAATCGCCGTTTCGTGGCGAGGCATTCACTCCGGATCGGGCAGGAACACTTCCGGAATCCGTTGGATTTGCCCATTGCGGTCGACACAAGCCAGCGTGCTCGACGCCTCGCACAGCAGTTCGCCGTCGCGCAGCAGTTGATACTCGTGTTCGATCTTGGCCATGCTGACGCGCTTGAGAATCGTGCGTAGCAACAGCACGTCGTCATACCGCGCCGGCTTGCGATAGCGGCATTCCAGCTTGACGACCACCATCAGATGCCCGGCCGCTTCCATGTCGCGGTAGTTCATGCCGGTGGCGCGCAGCATCTCGGTGCGGCCGATCTCGAAATAGACGAAATAGTTCGAATGATGCAGGAAACCCATCGCGTCGGTCTCTTTGTACCGGACGCGGATTTCAACGTCGTGCTCGCGGATCATGGGAATCGCCGAGGATCAAGGAAGCAACGCCAACGCGGCAACGCCGGCTGAGCGGGCCATTGTAATCCAAGAGCCTGGCATCTTTCAGGGGGGCGGCATTCGCTATCGCCGCACTAAGACTGCCGCGCGCAACAAAAACCCACTGCCGGTCGCATTTTGGTCGATGCCAAATGCCGTGTCGGCAGTGGGTCGTTGCGGTTCGTTCGCGACGCCCCGCGCGTCATGATGCAGGGTGCATGACGCGCGGGACTCGTGGCGAATCATTGGCTCGAACGGTTGCTCGATTCGAGTTTCTTGGCCAAGTCCTTGGCCATTGCCAGGTGTTGCTGGGCGGCGTGGACGCCGTCGTCAAGCACTTGCCGCAGGTTCCCCTGGGCATGGTCGCGCACCACTTCCATGGCCGCAATGGCGTGGATGTGAGCGCTGATCTGGCTGCCGACGTAGCAGCGATCGAAGTCGGCCCCGCGCTTCTGCGACAGTTCTTGCTCCGTCAGTTGTAGGCAGCGTTCGCCGATTTCATGGTGCAGGCCGAGCATCTCGTGATGTCCGACTGGGTTGGGGGCGACGGCCGTCTGGGTGTTGGTCGGAGCGTTCGCGTTGGTCTGGGGATTGGCGTTGTTCTGTGCCTCGGCCGGTGCGGCGTTTTGGACCGGTTCGTTGGCGTTGCGCGACATGGCGCGATGTTCGCGATGCGCGGTGAATTGGTCCAGTTTGTTCACCAGTTGCGTGTGCTGGTCGATCATCGTTTGAGCGAACTTCTTCACGTCGTCGCTCTGGGCGTGCTTCAGCGCAAACTGGGCCAGCTTGACTTCTCCTTCGTTTTCGCCGGCGATCATGGCCGCGAAATCGGCGTCCCGGTCAGGCCGCTGGAAGTTCTGTTCCTGGACCGTCCGCGTCGATGGTTGCGCCGGGCGCAGGGCCTGGCGCAGACGTTGGCCAAAGGCCGTCGAGGTCGTCAGCGCCGCGCACATGGCTAGCAGCGCAAGGAAAACTGTCTTCGATCGCAACATGGTTTCGCTCCTTCTACTCAATGAACCCGAGGAATAGACCTTTCGAGGCGGCGCAAAAAAAGACGCGGCCAAGCTTTCGCCTGGTCGCGCCTGAGAAAGGCCGATTCGGAGGCGCACGACCTAGCGCCCGTCCAAAGTGCGAAGTCGAATTGCCGTGAGATTGGGCACATGGGTCGGCCTCGCGCGGATCGGTTCAGGTCAACAACGCTTCATTGATTCAAGGTTCGCAAACGTCATACCAAGCAGGACTCGACACGACACCGACGCCGCTTGTCGCACCCCTGATTGGCTTTGCGATCAGCTTCGAAAAAACAAACATGTCCGCGGTCTTGAGTCGGCGCAACCCAGGCTGATGTCGCCGCGCTCAGCGCCGCTGGGCCAAGCGAATGCTTATCCCCCGATAGAAAGACCATCCAGCGTGGTGGCCAACAGCCGATAATCAATCAGAGAGAGCCTGTCCACGCTCCCCCCAGCCCCGAGGCCAGCCATGCGATCGATTCTGGGCAGCTTGACAATGGCGGCAGTGCTATCGCTCGGCGGCGCGGCGTCGGCCCACCATCATGGCTGGGGCGGCGGGCCTTACTTCTCGTTCGGCGTCTACGCGCCGCCGGCCTATTACGCCCCGGCCTACTACTACGCCCCCTACTACGCTCCGGCCCCGGTCTATTACGTCCCCCAGCCGGTCTATGCCGCGCCGGTGCGCGTGGTCGCCGCTCCGGTCGCCTATCAGGCCGCGGCACCCCAGCCGGCTCCTGCGCCCGCTGGGGTGATTACGACGACCGCGCCGGCGACCAGCGCGCCGGCGCAGCCGGTCCAGCCAGCAACCGCTACGACAAGTGCAACCATGACCGCGCCGGCGACAGCAGCGCCAGTGGCCGCCCAAGCTCCCGCTGCCAGCAGCCCGGCCCTGGTCAACCCGGCTCCAGCCACACCGGCGGCGTTGCTTCCGGCCGCGCCGACCAGCGCACCGGTGGCGGTTCAGGTTCAGCAGCCGGTCTATTACTACTACCCACAGCCGGTTTACTACCGCGCCCCCGGGCCGTCGTTCTTCTTCTACGCGCGATAGAACGGCAATTCCACATTGCACAGGTCATGGGGTGCCATGCTCAAGCCCTGAAGGCTTGAGCAT from Planctomycetota bacterium harbors:
- a CDS encoding DUF1080 domain-containing protein; translation: MRHTLVWSAVSLACLAIAGTHFAAEPEKKSNEPWIALFDGKSLDGWTLSGFGGQREVTVENGELILEQGEPMTGITLSKAAAEKLPKINYELTLEAKRVAGSDFFCGLTFPVGDDPCSLVVGGWGGGVVGLSSLEGQDASENETTTHHRFDSGRWYKIRLVVLDKSIEAWIDDEKVVNVNTEDRTVSVRLEMERSRPLGLATYNTTAAIRNFRVRKVAAGKG
- the rsmH gene encoding 16S rRNA (cytosine(1402)-N(4))-methyltransferase RsmH encodes the protein MSSPASQHVPVLLDEIVQWLAPTPGMILVDGTLGGAGHTRALAERVGPSGRVIGLDRDPLPVARARETLGELPVTAVNANYCDLRDVLDHLPIAQVDGIVLDLGLSSDQLADRDRGFSFDADGSLDLRFDTSQGQPASELVNRLPAEPLANLIYELGEERLSRRIARRIVDERERQPITTAGQLAEIVRRCYPPRHARGEQIHPATRTFQALRIAVNNELGSLDKALASFPDCLKPGGRLAIISFHSLEDRRVKYAFRDDPRYTVLTRKPIVPGDDEQRRNPRSRSAKLRVAARANENQS
- the queA gene encoding tRNA preQ1(34) S-adenosylmethionine ribosyltransferase-isomerase QueA → MKSATHTELAHYDYSLPRELVAQTPLAARSDARLLVVKRQEQAILHRHVRDLPDLLDPRDCLVINDTRVVPARLVGRRTQTGGHWEGLFLSADEHGLWQLLGKTRGRLSPGETITLMDVEGRDALELQLIEKRPGGVWIAKPNSERPTNDLLDQAGRVPLPHYIRHGEMTDEDRARYQTVFARNPGSVAAPTAGLHFTNELLGQLVDRGVTICRVTLHVGLGTFRPIKTASLAEHAMHREAGAIDANTVAKITACRQTGGRVVALGTTSVRLLETAALSGTLQLWSGETELFIRPPFEFHAVDAMMTNFHLPRTTLLVLVRTFGGDELIARAYDEAIARRYRFYSYGDAMLIL
- the mraZ gene encoding division/cell wall cluster transcriptional repressor MraZ; this translates as MILTGTFVRSIDEKLRVALPKRLRDDMVSNTGRDLFITRNTDASLSLYTEEGLTAMAQRLTPASPVQQDVHNFSRLFYSQTERVEVDSQGRFRIPPALAQLARLTKELVMIGVGDHVELWDKQAWEDYSARISPNFDQLAQRAFEQGAASRQG
- the gmhB gene encoding D-glycero-beta-D-manno-heptose 1,7-bisphosphate 7-phosphatase, which codes for MGRPWILLDRDGTLIVERHYLADPAEVELVAGAGDALRRLRELGCGIVLVTNQSGVGRGRFSLAQLAAVHQRLESLLAAEGAALDGVFFCPHVSEDRCTCRKPAPGLARQAAERFQIDLAASFVIGDKALDIEFGQGIGATTVLVRTGYGAETEREGAARPDVVVDDLPAAVVEIERVLAARGK
- a CDS encoding DUF4142 domain-containing protein encodes the protein MLRSKTVFLALLAMCAALTTSTAFGQRLRQALRPAQPSTRTVQEQNFQRPDRDADFAAMIAGENEGEVKLAQFALKHAQSDDVKKFAQTMIDQHTQLVNKLDQFTAHREHRAMSRNANEPVQNAAPAEAQNNANPQTNANAPTNTQTAVAPNPVGHHEMLGLHHEIGERCLQLTEQELSQKRGADFDRCYVGSQISAHIHAIAAMEVVRDHAQGNLRQVLDDGVHAAQQHLAMAKDLAKKLESSNRSSQ
- a CDS encoding acyl-CoA thioesterase; the encoded protein is MIREHDVEIRVRYKETDAMGFLHHSNYFVYFEIGRTEMLRATGMNYRDMEAAGHLMVVVKLECRYRKPARYDDVLLLRTILKRVSMAKIEHEYQLLRDGELLCEASSTLACVDRNGQIQRIPEVFLPDPE
- a CDS encoding phosphoesterase; protein product: MSQVGQERVLVVPTSLFHEVGHFQGFSTETERYLKHLLQPQHMSYRLRSEMEQDPTFKQLIPYVVFRYRDPAGRDHLFQYTRGRGQGEGRLHAKRSVGIGGHISSEDANLADADPYQEGLRRELNEEVAIDTPYTEQCVGLINDDQTEVGRVHLGVAHLFDVEQPLVQPRESELVDSGFRPLDELLGQLDQFETWSQICLRALFVDAPAAT
- a CDS encoding LysM peptidoglycan-binding domain-containing protein, translated to MGKEKIVGLSVLGVLAMTMVSVAVWRLRNERSLAYPAIDISGLPASADNPSGTPAQTASTRKPSLLERTTSGEQPSSPLLGGHDDSQVPSSVDFKLNRETAVSSRRVPNPPAEMTFAVPTPPTPVAVPAMASDTPTSTPAADPFAQVAATTAPVAATATVPDQVDGRLQRAPEAVQLSPQPTGDASATLMPPTVVTEAAAATNAPAPPTAPTAALTEPQPLAAAANAQPTAHEEPARKPHHHYNFPHGTDTASANPATAAATDAPIAPTAEATNRFGGNQYDTSAYGSAGANSYSQPLPPPTATATPYGAASADQGGAGVAASQEPTYPGTTLPMNGPYHPSAPAADSTYQQQQPPHGTHQHSTQQQSAQQQSAPANPHQPPAHSPYQLPHHQHATPAQPTAPATGNRPLHPHYDAYGRDIQPEADPSRARSYDALPQQQSNATGIPSDMPGFGSQADLGHHHGSHSGEAYTVQPNDSYWTIAERVYGSGKYFKALEEHNRERVPNSGKLRVGDQVATPSIETLERQYADLTPKRRNPPAQPSLTVPVSARNSEHAGRVYKVRQGDTLFDIARYELGKASRWSEIYELNRDRLGDDFDFLTPGTELLLPNNSTINGHSGPKERAPLTTRSPAGLQR